The window GGCGACCCGGCGGCGATAAAAGGCTGTTGCATCCCGATTTCCCGGTACTTTTCCGGCCAGTTATCCATGCCCTCTAGCGGATCATGTTTGAGCCTTTCGATGGTTTCACCGACGAGTCGTGCTGCCGTCGTAAACCCGTCTTCCCCCGCAAGGTCGCCAGCTTTCGCCTCGACGAAGTAGCAGGCGATGCAGTTGCCGAAGTACTCCGTCGGGAGCGGCGGCTGCAACCGATGCCGGCAGTCTCCGGCGAACGCCAAGTAGAGATGCTTTTCCTTGGGGTACCCTCGCGCTCTGACGAGGCAAACCCACGCGTACGCGTAGGTCACCGCGATGGTGGAGCAGTGGAAGGAGTACTTGGACTTGGAGGAGGTCATCTCCTTTAGCCTCCGGAGCTGGTCTGCGTTAATGGTAAAGTTGCCGAGGATCGCGCCCGGCGGAGCCAAATTCATCATTATTGACTCGGTCGACTGCGCATCGACGGCAAAGTTGCTACAGAACCTGGAGTACACATCGCTCGGATTCGGAATCATGGTCCGGTCGAAGAAGGGCAGCGCCGGCGCCGGCGCCGCCTTGCCTGACCCTGCTGCGGTTCGAGAAGCCCAGGAGGAGATGAATCTGGTGGAGCTGGAGCCGTCACACGCCGAGTGGTGGACGGTCACGGCCACAGCCACGCCTCTGTTGGGAAACAGAGTCACCTGCACGGCCGTCACCGGCCTCCGGCCATTGTCTGGGTCAGCTAGTTGGGGGATCAAGTGAAGTAGCCTGGCGTACTCGCATCCGGGGCGTCCGGAGAGTTCGTCGAAGTCCCCATCGTGCTCGACGACGGTGAAGGAAACAGAGTCGCCCTCGACGTAGTGTAGCTCGTACTTGTCGTGGCTACCCGGGCGGAGGCGGATCTTGCCGGAGAGTGGGTAAAAGTCCCGGAGAGTGAGGGAGAGGGCGGATTTGAGAGTGGGGAGGAGGGAGTCGAGGAAGTGGCCGGGGGAGTGAGGGAAAGGGTAGAAGAAAAGGCGCTGAACGGGTGCAGCGTAGAGCCATACTATGTCAAAGATGGTGAAAGGGAGAGAGGATTCCGGCACCGACCCCGGTGGAGGAGCGACTTCAGAGCTTTCGAGGACCGTAACTTTCGCAGCCGGCGGCGACATTTTGGAGAAAGAGTTGCAGGAAGTTATTTGATGGTTCTAGTGGCTAATGCAGAGATAACTTGGCCACAAATGCAATCTCTGCTAGACGGTCGAAATCGAAATTAAGAAGTCTGATAGATACACTGCATATTATTATTGGTAGACATTTGAGCCATCGAGACCGACTCTCCTCCATTTTACCATTAGCTGAGAATGTTGATGCGGAGGTAAAATCATAACagtattatttttttccttcaaTAGAATAGTCATATATTTATTATTCAGAAAGGACAAGTGAGCCCTAGTGTAAAAGGTGGTTCAGACTCCATGAGAATTCGAAAATGCCCAATGTGTAAAATCAAGTTTTCATTGTAGGGGAGCAATCGTTGTCTTATAGTCTTGACTCACGAGAAAATGCAATTATTGGAGCAAAATAATTAGTATGTGGGGTCTTACATGCACCCCTCTATCTTTTCTGTCCTACGTGCAGTATTATAGTTAGTTCTCAAACAGTTATTAGAGGATGATAAACTTATGAAATGAGACATAGGGTTAATTTTTGGAGGACACAGAACTTGATGGTCGATGATGCGGTGGTAAAGGAGGACTCATGCAATTCAAGTCAAATGCGACGACGACTGCCATCATGGAAGTCAGGGTCAAAGGGACAAATTACGCGGCCAACGAAGCACTCGACGAAGGAACTCGATCAAGCGTCCGCTCGGCCAGACCATCCGGTCGAGCGGAGGGATCGTCCGGAGGGGAGCCTTACAAAGCCAAATGGCTAACGAGAGTTTACAGATCGATTTAAACTCAGTCGAGCGACCACCCCGCTCGGTCAGACGATAAAATTATCTCTATATTTTTTTGAGAGTTAGTGTCACTGACACCAGTAGTATGGAGAGGCGGATCGTATGGTGAAAATTTCCGTCGTATTGTCAGAAGTTATGCACACCCCATTAAAATATTATATCAGGAACACTTTACTGTTGGGTCTTTTTATAGCATACTTGAGAAAACGTGTTCATCTTGGGATGCGAGTACACAGGccacaggagctctatataaaggaggggTCTAACAACGATGGAGTTACGCATCATCCACTATTTATGCCTATGTTCTATTGTTCTATATTCCTCAATTACTGTTGCTCTgatgattgacttgagcatcgaagg is drawn from Zingiber officinale cultivar Zhangliang chromosome 1B, Zo_v1.1, whole genome shotgun sequence and contains these coding sequences:
- the LOC122046304 gene encoding phenolic glucoside malonyltransferase 1-like, whose translation is MSPPAAKVTVLESSEVAPPPGSVPESSLPFTIFDIVWLYAAPVQRLFFYPFPHSPGHFLDSLLPTLKSALSLTLRDFYPLSGKIRLRPGSHDKYELHYVEGDSVSFTVVEHDGDFDELSGRPGCEYARLLHLIPQLADPDNGRRPVTAVQVTLFPNRGVAVAVTVHHSACDGSSSTRFISSWASRTAAGSGKAAPAPALPFFDRTMIPNPSDVYSRFCSNFAVDAQSTESIMMNLAPPGAILGNFTINADQLRRLKEMTSSKSKYSFHCSTIAVTYAYAWVCLVRARGYPKEKHLYLAFAGDCRHRLQPPLPTEYFGNCIACYFVEAKAGDLAGEDGFTTAARLVGETIERLKHDPLEGMDNWPEKYREIGMQQPFIAAGSPTFKVYDVDFGWGRPVKVHAPSIAWIGAMSVSESRDADGGVEIGLALPKQEMDEFGAQFSLLCV